From a single Budorcas taxicolor isolate Tak-1 chromosome X, Takin1.1, whole genome shotgun sequence genomic region:
- the SPIN4 gene encoding spindlin-4, with product MSPPTVPPMGVDGVSAYLMKKRHTHRKQRRKPTFLTRRNIVGCRIQHGWKEGNEPVEQWKGTVLEQVSVKPTLYIIKYDGKDSVYGLELHRDKRVLALEILPERVPTPRIDSRLADSLIGKAVGHVFEGEHGTKDEWKGMVLARAPVMDTWFYITYEKDPVLYMYTLLDDYKDGDLRIIPDSNYYFPAAEREPGEVVDSLVGKQVEHAKDDGSTRTGIFIHQVVAKPSVYFIKFDDDIHIYVYGLVKTP from the coding sequence ATGTCGCCCCCAACAGTGCCTCCAATGGGCGTAGATGGTGTGTCCGCATACCTGATGAAGAAAAGGCACACCCACAGGAAGCAGCGGCGCAAGCCCACTTTCCTCACCCGTAGGAATATCGTTGGCTGCCGCATTCAACACGGCTGGAAGGAAGGCAACGAGCCTGTGGAGCAGTGGAAAGGCACCGTGCTTGAGCAGGTTTCCGTGAAGCCCACTCTCTACATCATCAAATATGATGGCAAAGATAGTGTGTATGGGCTAGAACTGCACCGAGATAAGAGAGTTTTAGCGCTAGAGATCCTTCCTGAGAGAGTGCCAACTCCTCGCATTGATTCGCGCCTGGCAGATTCCCTGATTGGCAAGGCCGTAGGTCATGTGTTTGAGGGTGAGCACGGTACGAAAGATGAATGGAAGGGCATGGTCCTGGCGCGAGCTCCTGTGATGGACACTTGGTTTTACATCACCTATGAGAAAGATCCAGTCCtttatatgtacacactgctggaTGACTACAAAGATGGTGACCTGCGCATCATTCCAGATTCCAACTACTATTTCCCTGCAGCAGAACGGGAGCCTGGAGAAGTTGTCGACAGCCTTGTGGGCAAGCAGGTGGAGCACGCCAAAGATGATGGGTCCACGAGAACCGGCATTTTCATCCACCAAGTTGTGGCCAAGCCATCTGTTTACTTCATTAAGTTTGATGATGATATTCACATTTATGTCTATGGTTTGGTGAAAACACCCTAA